Proteins from a single region of bacterium:
- a CDS encoding radical SAM protein: MSCLYGPVPSRRLGLSLGVDIVPMKTCTLSCIYCQVGKTPHTTLVRSEYIPAKKVLEEITGRLDNGLITDWITFSGSGEPTLNSAIGKIIRGIKKRTDIPVCVITNGTLLWDEHVREDILDADAVMPSLDSAVEKTFRALCRPHPDLSVERIIDGLIRFREAYTGKLWLEIMFIEGMNDSQDELEALMEAVRKIAPDSIQLNTVARPPAETAAKPLSPERMEEIQEFFGDRAEIIASFRGSSQHPESTGIDGVREYLKRRPGSTGDIAASLGISDREAEELLKRLHESGEIKQSDFFGKQFWEYCQT; this comes from the coding sequence GTGAGCTGTTTATATGGACCGGTTCCCTCCCGCCGTCTCGGATTGTCGCTCGGTGTGGACATTGTCCCTATGAAAACATGCACGCTTTCCTGCATATACTGTCAGGTCGGTAAAACACCGCACACGACACTGGTGCGGAGCGAGTATATTCCGGCAAAGAAGGTACTCGAAGAAATTACCGGGCGCCTCGACAACGGGCTTATAACGGACTGGATAACATTTTCCGGCTCCGGCGAACCGACCCTCAATTCCGCTATCGGCAAAATTATTCGGGGGATAAAGAAAAGAACGGATATTCCTGTATGCGTGATAACCAACGGAACCCTGCTCTGGGATGAGCACGTACGTGAGGATATTCTCGATGCGGACGCTGTCATGCCCTCCCTTGACAGCGCGGTGGAGAAAACGTTCAGAGCCCTGTGCAGGCCTCACCCCGACCTCAGTGTGGAGCGTATTATCGACGGTCTCATCCGGTTTCGTGAAGCGTATACGGGTAAGCTTTGGCTCGAGATAATGTTCATTGAAGGGATGAACGATTCTCAGGATGAACTCGAAGCGCTGATGGAAGCTGTCCGTAAAATCGCACCCGATTCTATCCAGCTCAACACGGTTGCGCGGCCTCCCGCGGAGACGGCGGCGAAACCCCTCTCGCCGGAGCGAATGGAAGAAATCCAGGAATTTTTCGGGGACAGAGCGGAGATTATCGCTTCGTTCAGGGGAAGCTCTCAGCATCCTGAGTCCACCGGTATCGACGGTGTCCGGGAATATCTTAAAAGACGTCCCGGAAGCACTGGTGATATTGCGGCCTCCCTCGGGATTTCCGATAGAGAAGCGGAAGAACTTCTCAAGCGCCTTCATGAATCCGGCGAGATAAAACAGAGCGATTTTTTCGGAAAACAGTTCTGGGAATACTGTCAGACATAG
- the aroF gene encoding 3-deoxy-7-phosphoheptulonate synthase: protein MLVVMKNDATEEQVRAVSEIIRSMGFTPQPVPGVQRAAICVLGNKTRVDSSPIEVMEGVKEVIHVTKPFKLVSKESKEKSVITVGRNEFGGTTLPVIAGPCAVESREKYLEIAEIVKEAGATMLRGGAFKPRTSPYAFQGLGEKGLQILAEARERTGLPVATEVMDTDMVGIVSDYTDIVQVGARNMHNFSLLRKVGRQPKPVLLKRGLSATINELLMAAEYVISEGNWNVILCERGIRTFEEQTRNTLDLSAIPIIHELSHLPIIVDPSHACGRWDSVVPLARAAVATGADGLLIEVHQNPLEALSDGPQSLKPEKFARLMDEIKNIAVSINRKIGRA from the coding sequence ATGCTTGTTGTCATGAAAAATGACGCTACCGAGGAACAGGTTCGGGCGGTCAGCGAAATCATACGGAGCATGGGATTCACTCCCCAGCCTGTTCCGGGAGTCCAGCGGGCTGCGATCTGTGTTCTCGGAAATAAAACACGCGTGGATTCATCACCGATAGAGGTCATGGAGGGAGTCAAGGAAGTCATCCATGTTACCAAGCCATTCAAGCTCGTTTCAAAAGAGAGCAAGGAAAAATCCGTTATTACGGTCGGCAGGAACGAATTCGGGGGAACCACGCTGCCCGTAATAGCTGGACCCTGCGCGGTCGAGAGCAGGGAAAAATACCTCGAGATCGCCGAAATTGTCAAAGAGGCCGGAGCCACCATGCTCAGGGGCGGAGCATTCAAGCCCCGGACTTCCCCCTATGCTTTCCAGGGACTCGGTGAAAAAGGGCTTCAGATTCTCGCGGAAGCACGTGAGCGGACGGGACTTCCGGTGGCGACGGAAGTCATGGATACCGATATGGTCGGGATTGTGAGCGACTACACCGATATCGTACAGGTCGGCGCCCGTAACATGCATAATTTCTCGCTCCTGAGAAAGGTGGGGAGACAACCGAAGCCCGTGCTTCTCAAACGGGGATTGTCGGCAACCATCAATGAGCTGCTTATGGCCGCGGAATATGTTATCAGCGAGGGGAACTGGAATGTAATCCTCTGCGAGCGGGGTATCAGAACCTTCGAGGAGCAGACACGGAATACGCTCGATCTTTCAGCGATTCCCATCATCCATGAACTGTCCCATCTTCCCATAATCGTCGATCCGAGCCATGCCTGTGGACGGTGGGATTCGGTGGTGCCGTTGGCCCGGGCAGCGGTCGCTACCGGTGCGGACGGTCTCCTCATCGAGGTTCACCAGAATCCGCTCGAAGCGCTTTCGGATGGTCCCCAGTCCCTGAAACCGGAGAAATTTGCACGGCTCATGGATGAGATTAAAAACATCGCGGTCTCTATAAACAGAAAAATAGGAAGGGCATAA
- a CDS encoding arginine decarboxylase, pyruvoyl-dependent produces MRSFVPREVFLTRGVGVHKFRLSSFEDALRNAGVANQNLVSVSSILPPGCKIISKEEGLSKMTPGSIRFTVIARIDTDEHDRRIAASIGIAQPKETSKWGYLSEVHGFGLTHRQTGDMAEDLAASMLGTTLGIEINPDEAWVEREKLYKATGLIVHTSNITQTASGKSGLWTTAVAMAVFLI; encoded by the coding sequence ATGAGGAGTTTTGTCCCTAGGGAGGTTTTTCTCACCAGAGGTGTTGGCGTTCACAAATTCAGATTGAGCTCCTTCGAGGATGCCCTCAGGAATGCGGGCGTTGCCAACCAGAACCTTGTATCAGTGTCTTCGATTCTTCCCCCTGGCTGTAAAATAATTTCAAAAGAAGAGGGTCTCTCCAAAATGACTCCCGGATCGATACGGTTTACCGTTATTGCGCGTATCGATACGGATGAACATGACAGGCGTATTGCCGCCTCGATCGGTATTGCCCAGCCCAAAGAGACTTCAAAATGGGGTTATCTGAGCGAAGTTCACGGGTTCGGGCTCACCCACCGTCAAACCGGTGACATGGCAGAGGACCTTGCTGCTTCGATGCTCGGTACGACTCTCGGAATCGAGATCAATCCCGACGAGGCATGGGTGGAACGTGAGAAACTGTACAAGGCAACCGGGCTCATCGTTCATACGAGTAATATTACCCAGACTGCATCCGGAAAGAGTGGTCTGTGGACAACCGCGGTCGCCATGGCGGTGTTTCTTATCTAA
- the speB gene encoding agmatinase produces the protein MTGDKGVFFQPMVAPEDADCIILGLPWDGTVSNRPGARFGPEAVRSATLGVEDYSPYLDRDISEIRIFDAGDIELPFGDSGAALESIRGEYARFSGYHGKPVTLGGEHLVSWPLVQEMHKRYGDDLFVIQLDAHADLRTDYLGVKYSHATVMNMITGLIGKENTAVIGVRSGTRDEWQLLRAHPHCFGGASTMPVDAFGAFASEELKNRSVYVTFDLDVFDPSILPGTGTPEPGGILFREFVELVQIFDSLPLVGADIVELAPDYDNSGISGALAATVLRELLLVLGKMT, from the coding sequence ATGACAGGGGATAAAGGTGTTTTTTTTCAGCCGATGGTGGCCCCTGAAGATGCCGACTGCATAATCCTCGGGCTGCCATGGGACGGCACCGTATCCAACCGTCCCGGTGCCCGGTTCGGGCCTGAGGCTGTACGATCCGCGACGCTCGGAGTGGAAGATTACTCTCCCTATCTCGATCGCGATATTTCCGAAATCAGAATCTTCGATGCGGGCGATATCGAACTGCCGTTTGGCGATTCGGGTGCGGCTCTCGAAAGCATTCGCGGTGAATATGCACGGTTCAGCGGTTACCATGGAAAGCCTGTGACGCTCGGCGGCGAACATCTGGTTTCGTGGCCGCTCGTACAGGAGATGCACAAACGTTACGGCGACGATCTCTTTGTAATTCAGCTCGATGCCCACGCGGATCTCAGGACGGATTATCTTGGTGTGAAGTACAGCCATGCAACCGTCATGAACATGATTACCGGCCTTATCGGGAAAGAAAACACCGCAGTGATCGGGGTCCGCTCGGGAACCCGTGATGAATGGCAGCTTCTTCGCGCCCACCCGCACTGTTTCGGCGGAGCATCCACAATGCCGGTTGATGCATTCGGGGCTTTCGCTTCGGAGGAGCTCAAAAACAGGTCGGTCTATGTGACTTTCGACCTCGATGTTTTCGATCCCTCGATACTACCCGGAACGGGTACGCCGGAACCGGGAGGAATACTCTTCAGGGAATTTGTCGAGCTGGTGCAGATTTTTGATAGTCTTCCCCTTGTCGGGGCGGATATTGTCGAGCTTGCTCCCGATTACGATAATTCGGGTATTTCCGGTGCGCTTGCCGCCACCGTGTTGAGGGAGTTGCTTCTTGTACTGGGAAAGATGACATGA
- the speY gene encoding deoxyhypusine synthase yields MNEPLDNFRRLMPEKSTGGVKALVDGTFLAYNAARLREACHVFTEKFAGDGVTVGISAAGALTPAGLGASCLVPLMKAGLVDWMVMTGANLYHDLHFALGQSLHMGSPSLNDCELRDAGIVRIYDILFKSEVLFEADAYVRDFCRSLGARGKIGSAEFHYLLGKKLLEDNHRNRDLSVLMTAAELDIPLFTSSPGDSTLGMNMASVALEGVDIDFDVARDVNQTAAIVYHAKKNGGASGVLLLGGGSPKNFVLQTEPYIQEILMLDDSGHDFFIQFTDARPDTGGLSGATPSEAVSWGKINPEMLPDTVVCYGDTTVYLPILAAYCADSGMNRPQKRLYGMLERITEELYGDFKKRSAQPSE; encoded by the coding sequence ATGAACGAACCATTGGATAATTTCAGACGATTGATGCCCGAAAAGAGTACCGGCGGAGTAAAGGCGCTCGTTGACGGGACATTTCTGGCCTACAACGCAGCCCGACTCAGGGAGGCGTGCCATGTATTCACTGAGAAATTCGCCGGCGATGGAGTGACAGTCGGTATATCGGCCGCCGGGGCGCTTACTCCCGCGGGTCTCGGCGCATCATGCCTCGTTCCGCTTATGAAGGCCGGGCTCGTGGACTGGATGGTCATGACCGGGGCGAATCTTTACCATGATCTTCATTTCGCGCTCGGCCAGTCGCTCCACATGGGCAGCCCGTCCTTGAATGACTGTGAACTCAGAGATGCCGGGATTGTGAGAATCTATGACATCCTGTTCAAGAGCGAGGTGCTTTTCGAGGCCGATGCGTATGTTCGTGATTTCTGCCGTTCCCTGGGAGCGAGAGGAAAGATCGGGTCGGCTGAGTTCCATTACCTGTTAGGGAAAAAACTGCTCGAGGACAACCACCGGAACCGTGACCTATCGGTGCTCATGACAGCGGCTGAACTCGACATTCCTCTCTTTACATCGTCTCCCGGAGATTCGACACTCGGTATGAACATGGCTTCTGTCGCTCTCGAGGGTGTCGATATCGATTTCGATGTAGCTCGGGATGTAAACCAGACTGCCGCCATCGTTTATCATGCCAAGAAAAACGGAGGCGCATCCGGCGTTCTTCTGCTCGGCGGTGGTTCTCCCAAGAATTTCGTTCTCCAGACCGAGCCATACATTCAGGAGATACTCATGCTCGATGATTCCGGGCACGATTTCTTCATACAGTTTACCGATGCCCGCCCGGACACAGGCGGATTATCGGGCGCGACTCCTTCCGAGGCTGTATCCTGGGGAAAAATCAACCCGGAAATGCTGCCCGATACTGTTGTCTGTTATGGCGATACAACCGTTTACCTTCCGATTCTTGCCGCATATTGTGCTGATTCCGGAATGAACCGTCCTCAGAAACGGCTCTATGGTATGCTCGAGCGAATAACCGAAGAATTGTACGGGGATTTCAAAAAACGGTCAGCACAACCGTCAGAGTAA
- a CDS encoding KamA family radical SAM protein, with product MNVHSRVWRYEGMIETISHLRQYIPLSEEEAVLIERVGHQYPWRLTSYYASLIDTDDARCPLRRQAIPSAEELFKRYGDEDPLAEETHTPVPGVIRVYPDRIAVVVTNRCPMYCRHCLRKRFSRDSSADLTGERLKRVIGYVRGDSTIRDVLLTGGDPLMFSDGELDNLMGELSSIGHVELLRVGSRALCTWPERVTPDFADMLASHHPVWVSTQFNHPREITPEAIQAVETLLSRGIPINNQSVLLRGVNDSAAVMRELVQKLVRIRVRPYYLYQAQTLAGTEHFVTPIERGLDIIRSLRGWTTGFAVPQYVLDTPHGKIPLNPQYLRGRDGDYLVMESYSGAIWREYNPADGDTVHDCGNSCAEEEPAG from the coding sequence ATGAATGTGCATTCCCGGGTGTGGAGGTATGAGGGTATGATTGAAACGATATCACACCTGAGACAGTATATACCCTTATCGGAAGAGGAAGCCGTTCTCATCGAGCGGGTGGGACATCAATACCCGTGGAGACTGACGTCATATTATGCTTCACTGATAGACACGGATGATGCCCGGTGCCCGTTACGGCGGCAGGCGATTCCCTCGGCCGAGGAGCTCTTTAAGCGGTACGGCGATGAGGACCCGCTTGCGGAAGAAACACATACCCCCGTTCCGGGAGTTATCAGGGTATATCCCGACCGCATTGCAGTGGTGGTGACCAACCGGTGTCCGATGTACTGCCGTCACTGCCTGCGGAAACGGTTTTCCCGCGACAGTTCGGCGGACCTGACGGGAGAGCGGCTCAAAAGGGTTATCGGGTATGTGCGTGGCGACAGCACGATCAGGGATGTTCTCCTTACCGGCGGCGATCCGCTCATGTTCAGCGACGGGGAGCTGGACAATCTCATGGGTGAGCTGTCATCGATCGGGCATGTGGAATTACTCCGTGTCGGGAGCCGTGCGCTGTGTACCTGGCCCGAACGGGTGACCCCGGACTTTGCAGACATGCTGGCGAGTCATCATCCGGTGTGGGTGAGCACGCAGTTCAATCATCCCCGAGAGATTACACCCGAGGCAATACAGGCGGTCGAGACACTGCTGTCCAGGGGTATCCCGATCAACAATCAGTCGGTTCTCCTCCGCGGAGTGAACGATTCCGCCGCTGTTATGCGGGAGCTTGTACAGAAGCTGGTCAGGATACGTGTCCGGCCGTATTATCTCTATCAGGCGCAGACACTTGCGGGAACGGAACACTTTGTTACCCCTATCGAGAGAGGGCTCGATATCATCAGGAGTCTGAGAGGATGGACAACGGGATTTGCCGTGCCGCAGTACGTCCTCGATACTCCGCATGGTAAAATACCGCTCAATCCGCAGTACCTGAGAGGCCGTGACGGCGATTATTTGGTAATGGAGAGCTATTCGGGCGCAATCTGGCGGGAATATAATCCGGCCGATGGCGATACCGTCCATGATTGCGGGAATTCATGCGCTGAGGAAGAACCTGCCGGGTGA
- a CDS encoding YifB family Mg chelatase-like AAA ATPase encodes MFARVHSAAVIGVDGYVVEVETDLDYKLPSFATVGLAEGAVKESKERVTSAIKNSGYSFPQRRVTINLAPADIRKEGSAFDLPMAVGILTADGKIPPGSLEQYVLVGELSLDGALRHVRGILPITLEARDKGFKGIIVPAEDAIEAALVEGMRVFPARHLSEVIHFFLDQTTIRQHEPVTIGSLMTDIRSDIDFSDVKGQAHVKRALEVAAAGSHNILMIGPPGSGKTMLARRIPGILPDMTLDEALETTKIHSVAGILKDGNPLVVERPFRDPHHTISEVALIGGGSYPRPGEVSMAHNGVLFIDEMPELGKKSIEALRQPLEDGMVSVSRAQYTVKYPASFMFVVAMNPCPCGYLTDPRHECTCSPFQIQRYLARVSGPIFDRIDIHVDVPAIRYRDLAEDSEHIETSGAIRSRINRAREVQKNRYKHLRGVHANAHLEPRSIKKYCAVDSEGEKILRRSIDSFGFSARAYHRILKVSRTIADLDGEEEIKVHHVSEAVQYRTLDRNQWMK; translated from the coding sequence ATGTTTGCACGTGTTCATTCGGCAGCCGTAATCGGTGTGGATGGCTACGTAGTCGAGGTTGAAACCGACCTCGACTACAAACTTCCGTCGTTTGCTACTGTCGGACTTGCCGAGGGCGCGGTCAAGGAAAGCAAGGAACGGGTTACTTCCGCGATTAAAAATTCAGGTTATTCATTTCCCCAGAGACGGGTTACCATAAATCTTGCGCCGGCGGATATCCGGAAAGAGGGTTCCGCTTTCGATCTGCCTATGGCAGTGGGTATTCTTACGGCGGACGGAAAGATACCTCCCGGATCACTCGAACAGTATGTGCTTGTGGGAGAATTATCGCTGGACGGCGCATTGAGGCATGTACGCGGTATTCTGCCGATCACGCTGGAAGCCCGTGATAAAGGCTTCAAGGGGATCATTGTCCCTGCCGAGGATGCCATCGAGGCCGCGCTTGTGGAGGGTATGAGGGTTTTTCCTGCCCGCCATCTGAGCGAGGTCATTCATTTTTTTCTGGATCAGACAACCATCAGGCAGCATGAGCCGGTGACCATCGGCTCGCTCATGACCGACATCAGGAGCGATATTGACTTTTCCGATGTCAAAGGTCAGGCCCATGTCAAACGGGCGCTCGAAGTTGCCGCCGCCGGAAGCCACAATATACTGATGATCGGCCCGCCGGGTTCGGGGAAAACCATGCTTGCCCGGAGGATCCCCGGCATACTTCCCGACATGACCCTCGATGAAGCGCTCGAAACCACCAAAATCCATTCGGTCGCCGGTATTCTGAAGGACGGGAATCCGCTTGTGGTCGAGCGACCGTTCAGGGACCCTCATCATACCATCTCCGAGGTTGCTCTTATCGGAGGCGGGAGCTACCCGCGACCCGGCGAGGTGAGCATGGCGCATAACGGAGTCCTGTTTATCGACGAAATGCCGGAGCTCGGGAAGAAGTCGATAGAAGCGCTTCGCCAGCCTCTCGAAGATGGCATGGTTTCGGTCTCTCGGGCGCAGTATACGGTCAAATATCCGGCTTCTTTCATGTTTGTGGTCGCGATGAATCCCTGTCCCTGCGGATACCTCACCGATCCCCGTCACGAGTGCACCTGTTCGCCGTTCCAGATTCAGCGGTATCTTGCACGGGTATCGGGCCCCATATTCGACCGTATCGATATTCATGTCGATGTACCCGCGATCCGGTATCGTGATCTTGCAGAAGATTCCGAGCATATCGAGACATCGGGAGCGATACGGTCCCGGATCAACAGGGCGCGCGAGGTTCAGAAAAACCGTTACAAACACCTGCGGGGCGTCCACGCCAACGCGCACCTGGAGCCACGGAGCATAAAAAAGTACTGCGCCGTAGACAGCGAAGGCGAGAAAATTCTCCGGCGCTCGATAGATTCATTCGGTTTCTCTGCCCGGGCATATCACCGTATTCTCAAGGTTTCACGGACAATCGCCGATCTGGACGGCGAGGAAGAAATCAAAGTACACCATGTTTCTGAGGCCGTACAGTATAGAACACTTGACAGGAATCAATGGATGAAGTAA
- a CDS encoding HD domain-containing protein, with protein MNNHDSETSGGHVLLFDRDPDSIELFKSVFDTTGLTVISVTDKESGIEELGSGAVKLVLAAVDFPRYPGFVLLQDSISDNRTIPVVILSPKQEDMLKAIRSGATDFFRKPLNRTEIIHRIPILLENAKKYQVSVPMGMTTDILSKLERENKEMNDLLRISSSLDVSIDSKMILKRLTDLAAESMNCEAASIMMKNDRENVLEFVVATGEKEERLETMSVPMGEGIAGWVALYGKPQIVNDTEKDERFTGKIDEESGFITRQILAVPMNLDNEIIGVLEVINTKDNRTLTSEDLRILIDITDRAAKVIGTIKKIESQHNFYIQTTNILVKAIEKKDMFADGHSWKVAELCHKIGSALSLSENDMNDLYYGALLHDIGKLEMPCTLLNKRNITDREKEYLKQHTIKGAKLLEPIIMWKSVVPCILYHHESWDGSGYPYGRSGESIPLLARVINLAESFTVMRSSNTYKRQMTLKEAILEVMRSSGKQFDPELVKVLIIVLEKDTFSKNM; from the coding sequence ATGAATAATCACGATAGTGAAACATCCGGCGGACATGTTCTTCTCTTCGACCGTGACCCCGATTCCATCGAACTCTTCAAATCCGTATTTGACACTACGGGTCTGACCGTCATTTCCGTTACGGATAAGGAGAGCGGAATAGAGGAGCTCGGCTCCGGCGCTGTCAAGCTCGTGCTTGCGGCGGTCGATTTTCCCCGGTATCCCGGTTTTGTTCTTCTTCAGGACAGTATCAGCGATAATCGTACTATCCCTGTGGTCATATTGAGCCCGAAACAGGAGGATATGCTGAAGGCTATCCGGTCCGGCGCGACCGACTTTTTCCGAAAACCGCTCAACAGAACCGAAATTATCCACCGAATCCCCATTCTTCTTGAAAATGCGAAAAAGTATCAGGTTTCAGTTCCCATGGGTATGACGACGGATATCCTCTCGAAGCTGGAACGTGAAAACAAAGAAATGAACGATCTTCTCAGGATAAGTTCTTCGCTCGATGTTTCCATCGATTCAAAGATGATACTCAAGAGGCTGACCGATCTTGCGGCAGAATCAATGAATTGCGAGGCAGCGAGTATCATGATGAAAAATGACCGTGAGAATGTCCTCGAGTTTGTCGTTGCAACGGGAGAAAAGGAAGAACGCCTTGAAACGATGAGCGTCCCGATGGGAGAGGGGATTGCGGGGTGGGTGGCACTGTATGGAAAGCCTCAGATTGTCAACGATACCGAAAAAGATGAGCGGTTTACCGGTAAAATAGACGAGGAATCTGGTTTTATCACGAGGCAGATTCTTGCGGTGCCCATGAACCTCGACAACGAAATCATCGGTGTTCTGGAGGTTATCAACACCAAGGATAACCGTACACTCACCAGCGAGGATCTCCGTATTCTCATCGATATTACCGACCGCGCCGCCAAGGTTATCGGCACGATTAAAAAGATCGAATCCCAGCATAACTTTTACATCCAGACAACCAATATTCTTGTAAAGGCAATAGAAAAAAAGGACATGTTTGCGGATGGTCACTCGTGGAAAGTGGCCGAACTCTGTCATAAGATCGGGAGTGCGCTGAGCCTTTCCGAAAACGATATGAACGATCTCTACTATGGCGCTCTTCTCCATGATATCGGAAAACTCGAAATGCCCTGCACGCTGCTCAATAAACGGAATATCACCGATCGTGAAAAAGAATACCTGAAGCAGCACACCATCAAGGGCGCCAAGCTGCTCGAACCCATAATCATGTGGAAATCGGTTGTGCCGTGTATACTCTACCACCATGAATCATGGGATGGAAGCGGCTATCCCTATGGCAGATCGGGAGAATCCATTCCCCTTCTGGCCCGGGTTATCAATCTTGCGGAATCGTTCACAGTCATGAGGTCCTCCAATACCTACAAACGTCAGATGACACTCAAGGAAGCGATTCTTGAGGTCATGCGCTCTTCGGGAAAACAGTTCGATCCCGAGCTTGTCAAGGTTCTCATCATTGTCCTCGAGAAGGATACTTTTTCCAAAAACATGTAG
- a CDS encoding RNA polymerase sigma factor — protein MKKTVDFPASDSDYVKRFKAGDEQAFAAIMKFHYPRLMQAAKVLLQNEQDAMDVVQDVFMKAYVNLHGFREDSLLYTWLYRILYNLCISFLRRKKIVSFLSFNNEEVDLELPSNDPVPDIEYERREIMQAVTEALGKLPIRQRTAFTLKQLNNLKFSEIATVMGITEGAVKASYFQAVKKLQVSLRQFGDDYGM, from the coding sequence ATGAAAAAGACTGTGGATTTTCCCGCCTCTGATTCGGATTATGTGAAACGTTTCAAGGCGGGCGATGAACAGGCATTTGCGGCAATCATGAAGTTTCATTATCCGCGTCTCATGCAGGCAGCGAAAGTTCTGCTTCAGAATGAACAGGACGCGATGGACGTTGTTCAGGATGTATTTATGAAAGCATATGTCAACCTTCATGGATTTCGCGAAGACTCATTGCTCTACACATGGTTGTACAGGATTCTGTATAATTTATGCATAAGCTTTCTGCGGAGGAAAAAGATAGTATCGTTCCTTTCGTTTAATAATGAGGAAGTTGATCTGGAGTTACCCTCAAACGATCCTGTTCCCGATATTGAATACGAGCGGAGGGAGATTATGCAGGCTGTTACGGAGGCATTGGGAAAATTACCGATCAGGCAGCGAACGGCATTTACGCTCAAGCAGCTTAACAACCTCAAATTCAGCGAGATTGCCACGGTTATGGGAATAACCGAGGGAGCCGTAAAGGCATCATATTTTCAGGCTGTCAAGAAGCTTCAGGTATCACTCAGACAATTCGGAGACGATTATGGAATGTGA
- a CDS encoding zf-HC2 domain-containing protein: MECDKVKEYLPFLDDGSLPPDVEKKVRTHLEHCEECRREYDEQVNMLRLVQYAFPGREPEFSPEILTMVEVKIRKYREKRMLYRRVYAFAALVIITVGIAVYSLLPGSSNRSVATKAVFDDSLADYRNYVASRYLDAYELSELVTEQSETETQNMYETYISTHYFDVTPEDIIDNLDDNELASMLASN; encoded by the coding sequence ATGGAATGTGATAAAGTAAAAGAATATCTTCCGTTTCTTGATGACGGTTCTTTGCCGCCCGATGTTGAAAAAAAGGTGCGGACCCATCTGGAACATTGTGAAGAATGCCGCCGTGAATACGACGAACAGGTTAATATGCTCCGCCTGGTTCAGTATGCTTTCCCGGGGAGAGAACCTGAATTTTCTCCTGAAATTCTTACCATGGTCGAGGTTAAAATCAGGAAATACAGAGAGAAACGTATGCTGTACAGGCGAGTTTACGCTTTTGCCGCGCTGGTGATTATTACAGTCGGGATAGCTGTATACAGCCTTCTTCCCGGTTCTTCAAACCGTTCTGTGGCCACGAAGGCAGTATTCGATGATTCGCTGGCGGATTACAGGAATTATGTCGCTTCACGGTATCTCGATGCATATGAACTCAGCGAACTGGTAACTGAACAGTCCGAAACCGAAACACAGAATATGTATGAAACATACATTTCGACGCACTATTTTGATGTTACGCCGGAGGATATAATTGATAATCTGGATGATAATGAGTTAGCCTCGATGCTGGCGTCAAATTAA